The Geomonas agri genome contains the following window.
TTCCTGCAGCTCTTCGGCGGCGTCGCCTTGAGCTTCTACGACTGGTACTGCGACCTCCCCCCCGCCTCGCCGCAGGTCTGGGGTGAACAGACCGACGTCAACGAGTCGGCGGACTGGTACAACGCCTCCTACATCGTATTGTGCGGCTCCAACGTCCCGATGACACGCACGCCCGACGCACACTACCTCACCGAGGCGCGCTACCGCGGCACCAAGGTGGTGGTGATGTCGCCGGACTACTCCATCGCAACCAAGTTCGCCGACGCCTGGCTCCCTGTCGAGCAGGGGCATGACGGCGCCTTCTGGATGGCGCTGAACCACGTGATCCTGAAGGAGTTCTACGCCGAGCGCCAGGTCCCCTTCTTCGAGGAGTACGTCACCAGGTACACCGACTTCCCGTTCCTGGTGCAGCTCACCGAGAAAGACGGCGTGTGGCGCCAGGACGAGCTGGTGCGGGCCTCACGCTTCGAGCGTTCCGCATCCCTGGAGCACGCGGAGTGGTGCCTGTGCGTCGCCGACAAGAGCGGCGAGGTGCGCGTCCCCAACGGCAGCCTCGGCTCGCGCTGGAGCAAGCAGGAGGGACAGTGGAACCTGGACATGAAGGACGTGGTCGACGGCGCGGAGATTGATCCTGCCCTCACCTTCCTGGGAGAGGAGAGCCGCAAGGTGTTGTTCCGCTTCGAGGGTGAAAAGGACCAGGTGCGAGAGGTGCCGGTGCGTCGCGTAGCAACCGCCGACGGCGAGATCGTTGTGACCACGGTTTTCGATCTGCTCATGGCACAGTTCGGCGTCTCCCGCGGGCTCTCTGGCGACTACCCGCATGGCTACGACTCCGATCTCCCCTTCACCCCCAAGTGGCAGGAGAAGCACACCGGCATCGACGCCGAGACGCTGATCAAGATCGCCCGCGAGTGGGGCCAAAACGGCGAACAGAGCCGCGGACGCAACATGGTCATCATCGGCGCCGGGGTGAATCACTGGTACCACAACGACCTGATCTACCGGGCCGCCATCACCGCTCTCATCTTAACCGGGAGCGTCGGCAGAAACGGCGCTGGCCTCGCCCACTACGTCGGCCAAGAGAAGGTGGCCCCGCTCTCCCCCTGGACCTCCATCGCCATGGCGCAGGACTGGGTCAAGGGGAGTCGGCTGCAGAACACGCCGAGCTTCTGGTACATGCATTCGGACCAGTGGCGCTACGACCGCAATTTTGTCGACTACTTCAAGCCGGAGACCGGCGACAAGATGCCCATGCACGCCGCCGACTTCAACGCCAAGGCGGTGCGCCTCGGGTGGCTCCCCTTCGCGCCGCACTTCAACGCGAACCCGCTTGAGCTCATGAAGCAGGCCAAGAGCGAGGGGTGCGGTGATGACGACGCGGTCCGTTCCTGGCTGGTGAACCGGCTGAAAACCGGGAAGAACCGTTTCGCCATCGAGGACCCGGATGCCGCCGGTAACTCGCCCAAGGTCTGGTTCATCTGGCGCGGCAACGCCATCTCCGCCTCGGCCAAGGGGCACGAGTTCTTCCTGAAGCACGTGCTGGGCGCCCCCAACTCCAGCGCCACTGCCAAGGAAATCGCCAAGGGACAGGTACAGGACATCGTCTGGCACGACAAGGCGCCTGAGGCGAAGGTGGATCTCGTCATCGACCTGAACTTCAGGATGGACACCTCGACCCTGTACTCGGACATCGTGCTGCCGGCGGCCACCTGGTACGAGAAGAGCGACCTCAATACCACCGACATGCACTCCTTCGTGAACTGCATGGACGCCGCGGTGCCGCCGTCCTGGGAATCCAAGTCGGACTGGAAGATCTTCAGTAAGATCGCCAAAAAGGTGAGCGAGCTGGCGGCGGTTCACCTGCCGGAGCCGGTTAAGGACATCATTGCCGCGCCGCTGTTACACGACACGCCGGGAGAGATCGCTCAACGCTCGGTCAAGGACTGGAAACTTGGAGAGTGCGAGCCGGTGCCCGGCAAGACTATGCCTAACCTGGCCATCGTTGAGCGCGATTACGTGAACCTCTACAACCGCTACCTGTCGCTCGGCCCCAACATCGGGCACCTCGGGTCGCACGGCAACTACTAC
Protein-coding sequences here:
- a CDS encoding nitrate reductase subunit alpha, with translation MSHNRIKDDCSAHNRQWEELYRNRAQYDKVVRSTHGVNCTGGCSWMVHVKDGIVGWELQANDYPQFDGSIPNHEPRGCTRGISFSWYLYSPLRVKHPYLRGALLDRWNEAKKVHPDPVDAWASIVENADTRASYTGQRGMGGFRRGDWDTVTEIIAASSIYTAKKHGPDRVVGFSPIPAMSMISYAAGSRFLQLFGGVALSFYDWYCDLPPASPQVWGEQTDVNESADWYNASYIVLCGSNVPMTRTPDAHYLTEARYRGTKVVVMSPDYSIATKFADAWLPVEQGHDGAFWMALNHVILKEFYAERQVPFFEEYVTRYTDFPFLVQLTEKDGVWRQDELVRASRFERSASLEHAEWCLCVADKSGEVRVPNGSLGSRWSKQEGQWNLDMKDVVDGAEIDPALTFLGEESRKVLFRFEGEKDQVREVPVRRVATADGEIVVTTVFDLLMAQFGVSRGLSGDYPHGYDSDLPFTPKWQEKHTGIDAETLIKIAREWGQNGEQSRGRNMVIIGAGVNHWYHNDLIYRAAITALILTGSVGRNGAGLAHYVGQEKVAPLSPWTSIAMAQDWVKGSRLQNTPSFWYMHSDQWRYDRNFVDYFKPETGDKMPMHAADFNAKAVRLGWLPFAPHFNANPLELMKQAKSEGCGDDDAVRSWLVNRLKTGKNRFAIEDPDAAGNSPKVWFIWRGNAISASAKGHEFFLKHVLGAPNSSATAKEIAKGQVQDIVWHDKAPEAKVDLVIDLNFRMDTSTLYSDIVLPAATWYEKSDLNTTDMHSFVNCMDAAVPPSWESKSDWKIFSKIAKKVSELAAVHLPEPVKDIIAAPLLHDTPGEIAQRSVKDWKLGECEPVPGKTMPNLAIVERDYVNLYNRYLSLGPNIGHLGSHGNYYDADDEHEKLLRELPTRSWNGKNYVDLADEKVVADAILSLAPETNGELAHRAYQNLEKRVGKPLAQLAAGAREIRVKWEDVTQKPRRVINSPIWSGLVNGGRPYSPYTLNVEHLVPWRTLSGRQSLYLDHPYYREFHEGLPTFKGKLNPALLDETEGETGLVLNFLTPHGKWGIHSTYSDNLRMLTLSRGGQAVWLNHLDAAGAGIEDNEQIEVYNSNGVVVCRSIVSSRIPRGAAVMYHAPERTLNIKKSKKSGKRGGVHNSLSRIRLKPTLMLGGYAQFSYYFNYWGPTGVNRDSYVVVRKLK